A region of Elusimicrobiota bacterium DNA encodes the following proteins:
- a CDS encoding tetratricopeptide repeat protein, translating into MDREESSPWSCLIAAALLAQMLWLGANTAYDPDTWWHLKTGQLVFQTHSIPTRDPYSYVLAGRPWTTFEWLFQVVIYLAYAGAGAAGVAALRVGLLAGAFLLLLRLAGGGFWAGILTSLAALAARDFFVTRPQVFDYLLLVFYLSVVDRCRGRPGRLAWLLPGLQVLWVNLHGGAALLGVGLVGLRAAVAALPGQRQDRALGPWLTLTGACLAAMLVNPHGPGIFTHAYATLFFPGQELINEWRPVASLLSWQGACLAVGAVAAVWSWESEPHLALTALVLGVMGCLQVRHVSLAMLAAAPLAARLLARLRPVPIGRRSALGAVVVMAAWSALFIHQRVGYLENVGAGLEELPDRAIRYLDDNDVSGRMFHTYNMGGYLIWKTWPRRQVFVDGRNVEYGPDFIAQALNWTRPEVWPRLDAQWRFDYAVIGNSPGYVAEVLDDSPQWALVFWDDAALVYLRRTPANAALIRRDAYRLLKPNQLTFAYLAEDLRDRRKAAAVLAELDRSVRSSDRNVDACQMRAYVLSELGRPADAVRDLQGVIRRFPRKPGPYMSLGWFHERAGRLLAARQVYEEGVRMAKWNSDRTSRAFLENNLGSIELRLGNRERARELFEDCLALEPSHPQARRNLQILDQSAKK; encoded by the coding sequence ATGGACCGCGAAGAATCCTCCCCCTGGAGTTGTCTCATCGCGGCCGCCCTCCTGGCCCAGATGCTCTGGCTCGGGGCCAACACGGCCTACGATCCGGACACTTGGTGGCACCTCAAGACCGGGCAGCTGGTCTTCCAGACCCATTCCATCCCCACGCGCGACCCCTACTCCTACGTCCTGGCGGGCCGGCCCTGGACCACCTTCGAGTGGCTCTTCCAGGTCGTCATCTACCTCGCCTACGCCGGGGCCGGCGCGGCCGGCGTGGCCGCGCTGCGCGTGGGCCTGCTGGCCGGAGCATTCCTGCTCCTCCTGCGCTTGGCGGGCGGCGGGTTCTGGGCCGGCATCCTGACTTCTTTGGCCGCGCTGGCGGCCAGGGATTTCTTCGTGACCAGACCGCAGGTCTTCGACTACCTCCTGCTCGTATTCTATCTCTCGGTGGTCGACCGCTGCCGCGGCCGGCCGGGCCGCCTGGCCTGGCTGCTGCCCGGCCTGCAGGTCCTCTGGGTCAACCTCCACGGAGGGGCGGCGCTTCTGGGAGTGGGGTTAGTGGGACTCAGAGCGGCGGTCGCCGCCCTGCCGGGACAGAGGCAAGACAGAGCCCTGGGGCCCTGGCTGACCCTGACCGGAGCCTGCCTGGCAGCCATGCTCGTCAATCCCCACGGGCCCGGGATATTCACCCATGCCTACGCGACCCTCTTCTTCCCCGGCCAGGAGCTGATCAACGAATGGCGGCCGGTGGCCTCTCTGCTGAGTTGGCAGGGGGCGTGCCTCGCCGTGGGGGCCGTGGCCGCGGTCTGGTCCTGGGAGTCCGAACCGCACCTGGCTCTGACCGCTTTGGTCCTGGGCGTCATGGGCTGCCTCCAGGTGCGGCATGTGTCTTTGGCCATGCTGGCCGCGGCGCCCCTGGCCGCCCGGCTGCTCGCGCGCCTGCGGCCCGTGCCCATCGGCCGACGCTCGGCCCTGGGCGCCGTCGTGGTGATGGCCGCCTGGTCGGCCCTCTTCATCCATCAGCGCGTCGGGTACCTGGAGAACGTCGGCGCGGGCCTGGAGGAGCTGCCGGACCGGGCCATCCGGTATCTCGACGACAACGACGTCTCGGGCCGGATGTTCCACACCTACAACATGGGCGGGTATCTCATCTGGAAGACCTGGCCGCGCCGGCAGGTCTTCGTGGACGGCCGCAACGTGGAGTATGGCCCGGACTTCATCGCGCAGGCTCTGAACTGGACTCGCCCGGAGGTCTGGCCGCGGCTCGACGCCCAGTGGCGGTTCGACTACGCCGTCATCGGGAACTCCCCGGGCTACGTGGCTGAGGTCCTGGACGACTCGCCGCAATGGGCCCTGGTCTTCTGGGACGACGCGGCCCTGGTGTACCTGAGGCGCACGCCGGCCAACGCCGCCCTCATCCGGCGCGACGCCTACCGCCTGCTCAAGCCCAACCAACTCACCTTCGCCTATCTCGCCGAGGACCTGCGCGACCGCCGCAAGGCCGCGGCCGTGCTGGCCGAACTCGACCGCTCCGTGCGATCTTCGGACCGCAACGTGGACGCCTGCCAGATGCGGGCCTACGTCCTCTCCGAGCTGGGCCGCCCCGCGGACGCCGTCCGGGACCTGCAGGGCGTCATCCGACGCTTCCCGCGCAAGCCCGGCCCGTACATGTCTCTGGGCTGGTTCCATGAGCGGGCGGGACGTCTTTTGGCGGCGCGGCAGGTCTACGAGGAAGGGGTGCGCATGGCGAAGTGGAACTCGGACCGGACCTCGCGGGCCTTTCTGGAGAATAACCTCGGATCCATCGAGCTGCGGCTCGGCAACCGCGAACGCGCCCGCGAGCTGTTCGAGGACTGCTTGGCGCTGGAGCCCAGCCATCCCCAGGCTCGGCGCAACCTCCAGATCTTGGATCAGTCCGCTAAGAAGTAG
- a CDS encoding DUF2723 domain-containing protein, producing MFATYAYTAYPTVAPRDSGDLASAVLAFMPAHPPGYPLYVLLGKAWLFLMPWGDPAYRLNLMSAAAGAGCATTVFLLLSRSCGLLPALAAALALAFSAPLWKFSLLCEMYSLHGLCLALLLLLAPGPGQEDATRWRRLAASALLLGLGLANHQAFVLAVPGLAVLWWGELSAADNRRFLVKACLPLFLLGLSPYLFLWANLGSLGRAWAMFTRQEYGTFQLSAGLSRPLSLPLAASLLGYFCKALWQGMSPVVLGLAALGAWQAWRISRRFAAGLLLVFLGFGPAFFLATRFDLSGWVARTVMESALVAPAVVVCLCSGFGLAWLMRRKQAAGLLLGAAAVAGSLWQNAADCCHRDDFSAYDYAKDLRRALPPGSTAVVGGDTALYASRYLDLAHPDGQGRRLVFYKDAQPGVRPRFVLGLSLANLAAMGMSQESLHPAGLVQSAEPQGPAWEFSALRRGQALQREESYVRDILLSYAFAHYLDGTLRDARRDPGAQRDYVTAAALDPEDYRLQVEPAP from the coding sequence GTGTTCGCGACTTACGCGTACACGGCCTATCCCACCGTCGCGCCCCGCGACAGCGGCGACCTGGCCAGCGCGGTGCTGGCCTTCATGCCCGCGCATCCTCCCGGCTATCCGCTCTACGTCCTGCTGGGCAAGGCGTGGCTCTTCCTTATGCCCTGGGGCGACCCGGCCTACAGGCTCAACCTCATGTCCGCCGCTGCCGGGGCCGGCTGCGCCACGACCGTGTTCCTGCTCCTGTCCCGGTCCTGCGGCCTCCTGCCCGCCCTGGCCGCGGCCTTGGCCCTGGCCTTCAGCGCCCCCTTGTGGAAGTTCAGCCTGCTCTGCGAGATGTACTCTCTGCATGGCTTGTGCCTCGCGCTCCTGCTGCTCCTGGCCCCGGGGCCCGGGCAGGAGGATGCGACCAGGTGGCGGCGCCTGGCCGCAAGCGCCTTGCTCCTCGGTCTGGGTCTGGCCAACCACCAGGCCTTCGTCCTTGCCGTGCCCGGCCTGGCCGTGCTGTGGTGGGGGGAACTTTCCGCCGCTGATAACCGCCGGTTCCTGGTCAAGGCCTGCCTGCCGCTCTTCCTGCTGGGCCTCTCCCCGTATCTGTTCCTGTGGGCGAACCTGGGCAGCCTGGGCCGCGCCTGGGCCATGTTCACGAGGCAGGAATACGGGACCTTCCAGCTCTCCGCGGGCTTGAGCCGCCCCCTCAGCCTGCCCCTGGCAGCGAGCCTGCTGGGATATTTCTGCAAAGCCCTTTGGCAGGGCATGTCCCCCGTGGTCCTGGGCCTGGCCGCGCTGGGAGCCTGGCAGGCCTGGCGCATCAGCCGGCGCTTCGCGGCCGGCCTGCTCCTCGTCTTCCTGGGCTTCGGCCCGGCCTTCTTCCTGGCCACACGCTTCGACCTCAGCGGCTGGGTGGCGCGCACCGTCATGGAATCGGCCCTGGTCGCGCCCGCGGTCGTGGTCTGCCTCTGCTCGGGCTTCGGCCTGGCGTGGCTCATGCGGCGCAAGCAGGCGGCCGGGTTGCTGCTGGGCGCGGCCGCCGTGGCCGGCTCGTTGTGGCAGAACGCGGCCGACTGCTGCCACCGCGACGACTTCTCGGCCTACGACTACGCCAAGGACCTGCGCCGGGCCCTGCCTCCGGGCAGCACGGCCGTGGTCGGAGGCGACACAGCCCTCTACGCCTCGCGCTACCTCGACCTGGCGCATCCGGACGGCCAAGGCCGCAGGCTGGTCTTCTACAAGGACGCGCAACCGGGCGTCCGGCCGCGCTTCGTCCTGGGACTCTCTCTGGCCAACCTGGCGGCCATGGGCATGAGCCAGGAGAGCCTGCACCCGGCCGGCTTGGTCCAGAGCGCCGAGCCCCAAGGCCCGGCCTGGGAATTCTCCGCGCTCAGGCGCGGCCAGGCCTTGCAACGGGAGGAGAGCTACGTGCGCGACATCCTGCTCAGCTACGCCTTCGCCCATTACCTCGACGGGACGCTGCGCGACGCCCGCCGCGACCCCGGCGCGCAAAGGGACTATGTCACAGCCGCGGCATTGGACCCCGAGGACTACCGTCTCCAGGTCGAGCCTGCGCCCTGA